In a single window of the Anaerotruncus rubiinfantis genome:
- a CDS encoding helix-turn-helix transcriptional regulator: MLKTKIRELRARAGMEQGELARLVQVRRETIGRLEKGQYNPSLKLAMDIARVFGKTVEEIFTFTEGPEK, encoded by the coding sequence ATGCTGAAGACGAAGATACGCGAACTGCGGGCACGCGCCGGGATGGAACAGGGGGAGCTTGCGCGGCTGGTACAGGTGCGCAGGGAAACGATCGGCCGGCTGGAAAAAGGACAGTACAACCCCTCCCTCAAGCTTGCGATGGATATTGCGCGGGTGTTCGGCAAGACGGTGGAGGAGATTTTTACCTTCACCGAAGGACCGGAAAAATAA
- a CDS encoding 4Fe-4S dicluster domain-containing protein, with amino-acid sequence MKRIYVNEKWCLGCHLCEYYCAFANSGQDDMVKALKDITINPRIQIEQRGNISFAVSCRHCDEPLCVKGCITGALTIEGGVITIGQEKCVGCYTCIMSCPYGAIMPSSDHRAIQKCELCTKNNAGEPACVKGCPNKAIVYEERGARG; translated from the coding sequence ATGAAACGGATCTATGTCAACGAAAAGTGGTGCCTCGGGTGCCATCTGTGCGAATACTACTGCGCGTTCGCCAACTCCGGGCAGGACGATATGGTGAAGGCGCTCAAGGATATCACGATCAACCCGCGCATCCAGATCGAACAGCGTGGGAACATCAGCTTCGCGGTTTCCTGCCGCCACTGCGACGAACCGCTCTGCGTCAAGGGCTGTATCACCGGCGCGCTCACCATTGAGGGCGGAGTCATCACCATCGGGCAGGAAAAATGCGTGGGCTGTTACACCTGCATCATGTCCTGCCCGTATGGCGCCATTATGCCGTCAAGCGACCACCGCGCGATCCAGAAATGCGAGCTCTGCACCAAAAACAATGCGGGAGAGCCTGCCTGCGTCAAGGGATGCCCAAACAAGGCGATTGTGTATGAAGAGAGGGGCGCGCGTGGATGA
- a CDS encoding glutamine synthetase family protein has protein sequence MDYTMNEVLRFVEENDVKFVRLAFCDIFGTLKNISIMANELERAFQQGIGFDASAVEGFMNVEESDLLLFPDPGTLAVLPWRPAQGRVVRFYCDIRHPDGRPFAGDGRSILKNAVAKAAAAGYEVRVGAECEFYLFQMDEHGEPTNIPHDQGGYLDIAPLDRGENVRREICLTLEEMGIYPESSHHEQGPGQNEIDFRYSDALSCADNFITFKSVVRTIAARDGLFASFMPKPFPDKSGSGMHINLSLFKDGINLFTNRGNFHSPVAHSFIAGVMRRIPEITLFLNPTANSYRRLGAFEAPAYVSWSRENRSQLIRIPAADGEYARFELRSPDPQCNPYHAFALLMEAGLEGVREGLPLPEPLNLNLYAAPAALLAQCEKLPGDLGEAVEKAASSAFVSRALPQETVEKLVCVRKKEWRDCQAAADRDGFEWRHSFDRL, from the coding sequence ATGGATTATACAATGAACGAAGTGCTGCGGTTTGTTGAAGAAAATGATGTAAAGTTTGTGCGTCTGGCCTTCTGCGATATCTTTGGCACGCTTAAAAATATTTCGATCATGGCGAACGAATTGGAGCGCGCATTCCAGCAGGGAATCGGTTTCGACGCTTCGGCAGTCGAAGGGTTCATGAACGTGGAGGAAAGCGATCTGCTCCTCTTCCCGGATCCGGGCACATTGGCAGTGCTGCCATGGCGGCCCGCGCAGGGGCGGGTTGTGCGGTTTTACTGTGACATCCGGCATCCGGACGGCCGTCCGTTCGCAGGGGATGGCCGGAGTATCCTCAAAAACGCGGTGGCAAAAGCCGCCGCGGCCGGATATGAGGTGCGTGTCGGCGCGGAATGTGAATTCTATCTGTTCCAGATGGATGAACACGGCGAACCCACCAACATCCCGCACGATCAGGGCGGCTATCTCGATATTGCGCCGCTTGACCGCGGGGAGAATGTCCGGCGGGAAATCTGCCTGACGCTGGAGGAGATGGGGATCTATCCGGAAAGTTCCCACCATGAGCAGGGACCGGGCCAGAATGAGATCGATTTCCGCTATTCGGACGCGCTCTCCTGCGCGGACAATTTCATCACCTTCAAATCGGTGGTGCGCACCATCGCCGCGCGCGACGGGCTGTTCGCGTCGTTCATGCCCAAGCCGTTCCCGGACAAGAGCGGAAGCGGCATGCACATCAACCTGTCGCTTTTTAAAGATGGGATCAACCTGTTCACCAACCGGGGGAATTTCCACAGCCCGGTCGCACATAGCTTTATTGCGGGCGTGATGCGCCGCATTCCGGAGATCACCCTGTTTCTCAATCCGACGGCCAACTCCTACCGCCGGCTCGGCGCCTTTGAGGCGCCCGCCTATGTGAGCTGGTCGCGGGAGAACCGCTCCCAACTCATCCGTATCCCGGCGGCGGACGGGGAATACGCCCGGTTCGAACTGCGTTCGCCCGATCCGCAGTGTAACCCGTACCATGCGTTCGCGCTGCTGATGGAAGCGGGTTTGGAGGGCGTGCGGGAAGGCCTGCCGCTGCCTGAACCGTTGAATCTGAACCTGTATGCCGCGCCCGCCGCGCTGCTTGCGCAATGTGAAAAGTTGCCGGGTGATCTGGGGGAAGCGGTGGAAAAAGCGGCGTCCAGCGCTTTCGTGTCACGGGCGCTGCCTCAGGAGACGGTGGAGAAACTGGTCTGTGTGCGGAAGAAGGAATGGCGGGACTGTCAGGCCGCTGCCGACCGGGATGGTTTCGAGTGGAGGCATTCGTTTGACCGGCTGTAA
- a CDS encoding NAD(P)/FAD-dependent oxidoreductase, with product MKYVIIGNSAAAVGAVEAIRTRDQDGLITVVAKEPHHVYSRPLISYLLRGETDGERMKYRPDDFYIKNGVQALLGESACAIDPDKKEVALKSGGKLLYDKLLVAAGSQPFVPPVQGAAKVKRKFTFLSLDDARALHQALFPEARVLILGAGLIGLKCAEGIADKAASVTVVDLADRVLPSILDERGSEIMRRHIEAQNVDFRLSDSIASLTGDTALLKSGEVIPFDILVFAVGVRPNTDLVRAAGGAVNRGVVTDTRCCTTLPDVYAAGDCAESHDITTGIDRVLALWPNAYMQGECAGLNMAGGDRIFDRAMPMNAIGFFGLHIITAGSCEGESCVFEQDGSYKRLVIRDGKLVGYILIGAVERAGIYTALIRDRTPLNSIDFELIKEKPQLMAFSKMDRLRKLGGLD from the coding sequence ATGAAATATGTCATCATCGGAAATTCGGCGGCGGCCGTCGGCGCGGTCGAAGCGATCCGTACCCGAGACCAGGACGGCCTGATCACAGTGGTCGCGAAGGAGCCGCACCACGTCTATTCCCGGCCGCTCATCTCCTACCTGCTGCGAGGGGAAACCGACGGGGAGCGGATGAAATACCGCCCGGACGACTTCTATATAAAAAACGGCGTGCAGGCCCTTCTTGGCGAGTCCGCCTGCGCCATCGACCCGGATAAAAAGGAGGTGGCGCTCAAAAGCGGTGGGAAACTTCTTTATGATAAGCTCCTTGTTGCCGCTGGTTCGCAGCCGTTTGTGCCGCCGGTGCAGGGCGCGGCAAAGGTGAAACGGAAATTTACCTTCCTGTCGCTTGACGACGCGCGCGCCTTACATCAGGCGCTGTTCCCCGAGGCGCGGGTGCTGATTCTGGGCGCAGGGCTCATAGGCCTCAAGTGTGCCGAGGGTATTGCGGACAAGGCTGCTTCAGTCACAGTGGTTGACCTGGCCGACCGGGTACTGCCGTCGATCCTCGACGAACGCGGTTCCGAGATCATGCGCCGCCACATCGAGGCACAGAATGTGGATTTTCGTCTTTCGGACAGCATCGCTTCGCTCACCGGGGACACCGCGCTTTTAAAAAGCGGGGAGGTGATCCCGTTCGACATTCTCGTATTCGCGGTGGGCGTGCGCCCGAACACTGATTTGGTGCGCGCAGCGGGCGGCGCGGTGAACCGCGGTGTCGTCACCGACACCCGCTGCTGCACCACTCTGCCGGACGTCTACGCGGCAGGCGACTGCGCCGAAAGCCACGACATCACCACCGGCATAGACCGGGTGCTGGCGCTTTGGCCAAATGCCTACATGCAGGGCGAATGCGCGGGACTCAATATGGCGGGCGGCGACAGGATATTCGACCGCGCCATGCCGATGAACGCGATTGGCTTCTTCGGCCTGCATATCATCACGGCGGGCAGTTGCGAAGGCGAAAGCTGTGTTTTCGAGCAGGACGGAAGTTACAAACGGCTGGTCATCCGGGACGGAAAGCTGGTGGGCTATATCCTGATCGGCGCGGTGGAGCGCGCGGGTATCTACACCGCGCTTATCCGCGATCGCACGCCGCTCAACTCGATCGATTTTGAGCTGATTAAGGAAAAACCGCAGCTGATGGCCTTTTCGAAAATGGACCGCCTGCGCAAACTGGGGGGACTGGATTGA
- the rbr gene encoding rubrerythrin: MKVLKGSKTEANLLAAFAGESQARNKYTFYAAKAKQDGFEQIGRIFEETANNEKEHAEIWFKLVHESMPATDVNLQDAANGERYEWEEMYKTFAEEAKAEGFDKIAALFSLVGQVEKEHMERYETLLQNVKNQMVFKKPQQVTWICLNCGHIFEGPEAPKMCPVCEKPQAWFQVRAQNY, from the coding sequence ATGAAAGTTCTCAAAGGTTCCAAAACCGAAGCCAATCTGCTTGCCGCGTTTGCCGGCGAAAGCCAGGCCCGCAACAAATACACCTTCTATGCTGCCAAAGCCAAACAGGATGGTTTTGAACAGATCGGCCGCATTTTCGAGGAGACCGCGAATAATGAAAAGGAACACGCTGAAATCTGGTTCAAGCTGGTGCATGAAAGCATGCCCGCCACCGATGTGAACCTGCAGGACGCCGCCAACGGCGAGCGTTACGAATGGGAAGAGATGTACAAAACCTTTGCCGAGGAAGCCAAAGCCGAAGGCTTCGACAAGATCGCCGCGCTGTTCTCACTGGTTGGCCAAGTGGAAAAAGAGCATATGGAACGCTATGAAACGCTGCTCCAGAATGTCAAGAACCAGATGGTATTCAAAAAGCCGCAGCAGGTCACCTGGATCTGCCTCAACTGCGGCCATATCTTCGAGGGACCCGAAGCGCCCAAGATGTGTCCGGTCTGCGAGAAACCACAGGCATGGTTCCAGGTGCGCGCTCAAAATTATTGA
- a CDS encoding Mrp/NBP35 family ATP-binding protein, whose translation MSECNHNCESCSQNCSERQMKPEDFLEKPHELSCIRKVIGVVSGKGGVGKSLVTSMLAVLLNRRGYNTAIMDADITGPSIPKAFGLHERAEGGPEGIYPVKSKTGIDVISINLLLENESDPVIWRGPAIAGVVKQFWTDVIWNDVDYLFVDMPPGTGDVPLTVFQSIPLDGIIVVASPQELVSMIVEKAVKMADMMKIPILGIVENMSYVECPDCGKKIQIFGESHIDAIAAQHGLKVLAKLPINPDIAQVVDKGVVELFEGDWMDGAADAVENLQE comes from the coding sequence ATGAGCGAATGTAACCACAATTGTGAATCCTGCAGCCAAAACTGCAGCGAGCGGCAGATGAAGCCGGAGGATTTCCTCGAAAAGCCCCATGAACTGAGCTGTATCCGCAAGGTAATTGGCGTGGTGAGCGGTAAGGGCGGCGTCGGCAAGTCCCTTGTCACCTCGATGCTCGCGGTGCTCCTCAACCGCCGCGGCTACAACACCGCAATCATGGACGCGGATATCACCGGCCCGTCGATCCCCAAGGCGTTCGGCCTGCATGAACGCGCCGAAGGCGGTCCGGAGGGGATCTACCCGGTCAAGAGCAAAACCGGCATCGACGTTATCTCGATCAATCTGCTGCTTGAGAACGAGAGCGATCCTGTCATCTGGCGCGGTCCGGCCATTGCCGGCGTGGTCAAACAGTTCTGGACCGATGTGATCTGGAACGATGTGGATTACCTGTTTGTTGATATGCCGCCCGGAACCGGAGATGTGCCGCTCACCGTTTTCCAGTCGATCCCGCTCGATGGGATCATTGTGGTGGCCTCCCCGCAGGAACTGGTTTCGATGATCGTGGAAAAGGCGGTCAAGATGGCCGACATGATGAAAATCCCGATTCTCGGTATTGTGGAAAATATGAGCTATGTCGAGTGTCCCGACTGCGGCAAAAAGATTCAGATTTTCGGCGAGAGCCACATCGATGCAATCGCCGCGCAGCATGGGCTCAAGGTGCTTGCGAAGCTGCCGATCAATCCCGACATCGCACAGGTCGTGGATAAAGGCGTTGTCGAGCTGTTTGAAGGCGACTGGATGGACGGAGCCGCCGACGCTGTGGAAAATTTGCAGGAATAA
- a CDS encoding M20 family metallopeptidase, with translation MKNYADYEVIQLTQQLVRHKSTNPGVYETEVGNFIYDWCSKLPGVEVFRDPYPADPKRFNVIAHLPGEIEHPNLVYISHMDVVPEGEGWNCDPYAAQIIDGKIYGRGACDMKSGMACAMMTLKSLAEMGKKPKHSFVFIASFDEEGNVMTGAEQSMTSGWVRADSWVADQEPTKKEIIVAHKGKIWFKIHAQGRAAHASTPWQGIDAIAAMGEVIHGFRERIERFPSHPELGDSTVAFGTIAGGINTNVVSDQVDLCIDVRLSPPTTPQDAIRILDEAIADAEAVVKGVKVTYDIIAQRPPIERDPDAKLYNAAIDAYRKVLGEEPVINFFSCYTDAAVIAGSLSNPNTMSFGPGDLGVCHKPNEFVDCEPILEVQQVLFQLAKDMIF, from the coding sequence ATGAAAAATTACGCGGACTATGAGGTCATCCAGCTGACCCAACAGCTGGTGCGCCACAAGAGCACAAACCCTGGCGTTTATGAAACCGAAGTTGGAAATTTCATCTACGATTGGTGCTCCAAACTGCCGGGTGTGGAAGTCTTTCGCGATCCGTATCCGGCGGATCCCAAGCGATTCAACGTCATCGCCCATCTCCCGGGTGAAATCGAGCATCCGAATCTCGTCTACATCTCGCACATGGATGTCGTCCCCGAGGGCGAAGGCTGGAACTGTGATCCCTACGCCGCCCAGATCATCGACGGGAAAATTTACGGCCGCGGTGCATGCGACATGAAATCGGGCATGGCCTGCGCCATGATGACCCTCAAATCGCTCGCCGAGATGGGTAAAAAGCCGAAGCACTCCTTTGTGTTCATTGCCTCGTTCGACGAGGAGGGCAACGTCATGACCGGCGCGGAACAGTCGATGACCAGCGGATGGGTCCGGGCGGACAGCTGGGTCGCCGACCAGGAACCCACCAAAAAGGAAATTATTGTCGCCCACAAGGGCAAGATCTGGTTTAAAATCCACGCGCAGGGCCGCGCCGCTCACGCTTCCACCCCGTGGCAGGGAATCGATGCCATCGCGGCAATGGGCGAAGTGATCCACGGATTCCGCGAGCGAATCGAACGGTTCCCGAGCCATCCGGAGCTGGGTGATTCCACGGTTGCGTTCGGCACCATAGCGGGCGGCATCAACACGAACGTCGTTTCCGATCAGGTAGATCTGTGCATTGATGTGCGTCTCTCCCCGCCGACCACCCCACAGGATGCCATCCGCATCCTCGATGAGGCGATCGCGGACGCCGAGGCGGTTGTCAAGGGCGTAAAAGTCACTTATGACATCATTGCTCAGCGGCCCCCGATCGAGCGCGATCCGGATGCAAAACTCTACAACGCGGCCATAGATGCTTATCGGAAGGTGCTGGGTGAGGAGCCGGTCATCAATTTCTTCTCCTGCTATACCGACGCCGCGGTCATCGCGGGTTCGCTCTCGAATCCGAATACGATGTCCTTCGGACCGGGCGACCTGGGGGTCTGCCACAAGCCAAATGAATTTGTTGACTGCGAGCCGATCCTTGAAGTCCAGCAGGTGCTGTTCCAGCTTGCAAAAGACATGATATTCTGA
- a CDS encoding ANTAR domain-containing response regulator: protein MESVFIVSSSQQAADLLSGLLGTAGYRQTAYAKSGAEARRMLIDNDFGLILVNTPLTDEFGHELAISVSQMTTAGVMLLVKNENADEVSARVEDYGVLVVAKPVIRPLFFQALKLVSAARNRIVGLQSENVRLQSKIEEIRLVDRAKCALIQYLNMTEPQAHRYIEKQAMDMRTTRREIAQNILKTYEV, encoded by the coding sequence ATGGAAAGCGTTTTTATCGTATCCAGTTCCCAGCAGGCGGCCGATCTGCTCAGCGGCCTGCTGGGGACAGCGGGATACCGCCAGACAGCTTATGCAAAGTCCGGCGCTGAAGCGCGCCGGATGCTGATCGATAACGATTTTGGCCTCATCCTGGTAAATACGCCGCTGACGGATGAATTCGGGCATGAACTGGCCATTTCGGTTTCTCAGATGACCACGGCGGGGGTCATGCTGCTTGTGAAAAACGAAAATGCGGACGAAGTATCAGCCAGGGTGGAGGATTATGGTGTGCTGGTCGTGGCAAAACCGGTCATCCGGCCGCTCTTCTTTCAGGCGCTCAAGCTGGTGAGCGCGGCGCGCAACCGGATCGTGGGTCTGCAGAGCGAAAACGTCAGACTGCAGAGCAAGATTGAAGAGATCCGCTTGGTCGACCGCGCGAAGTGCGCGCTCATCCAATACCTCAATATGACCGAACCGCAGGCTCACCGATACATCGAAAAGCAGGCAATGGATATGCGCACCACCCGCCGCGAAATCGCGCAGAACATTTTAAAAACCTACGAGGTGTAA
- a CDS encoding GltB/FmdC/FwdC-like GXGXG domain-containing protein, whose translation MKITVGNMNFQELNEKIRASADRQIRLENCIGQRYIASGLADREIYITGVPGNALGAYLSGGSITTAGNAQDAAGDTMNGGEIVIHGSCGDGSGYGMRGGRIYIHGNVGYRAGIHMKAYREKLPVMVIGGVAGSFLGEYQAGGLIVVLGLGRSADTPITGYFCGTGMHGGKIFLRCAAPPASLPDRILVREAAAQDLAEIEPYVTEFCKKFGEDRAEILDSRFYVLTPDSKNPYKQLYTYN comes from the coding sequence ATGAAAATCACGGTTGGAAATATGAACTTTCAGGAGCTGAACGAAAAAATCCGAGCAAGCGCCGACCGGCAGATCCGGCTTGAAAACTGTATTGGGCAGCGGTATATTGCAAGCGGGCTTGCAGATCGGGAAATATACATCACCGGCGTGCCGGGCAATGCCCTGGGTGCGTATCTCAGCGGCGGATCGATCACGACCGCTGGAAACGCACAGGACGCGGCCGGCGACACAATGAACGGCGGCGAGATCGTCATCCATGGTTCTTGCGGCGACGGTAGCGGTTATGGAATGCGCGGCGGCAGAATCTATATCCATGGCAATGTTGGTTACCGGGCGGGCATCCATATGAAGGCCTATCGGGAAAAGCTGCCGGTCATGGTGATCGGCGGGGTAGCGGGAAGCTTTTTGGGGGAATATCAAGCAGGCGGACTGATTGTTGTGCTGGGGCTTGGGAGAAGCGCGGATACGCCGATTACCGGTTATTTCTGCGGCACCGGGATGCACGGCGGAAAGATCTTTCTGCGGTGCGCCGCCCCGCCGGCCAGCCTGCCTGATCGGATTCTTGTGCGGGAAGCGGCCGCCCAGGATCTTGCGGAAATTGAACCATACGTCACCGAATTCTGCAAAAAATTTGGTGAGGACCGCGCGGAGATTTTGGACAGCCGGTTTTATGTCCTGACCCCGGACAGCAAGAATCCATATAAACAGCTTTATACCTATAATTAA